In the genome of Candidatus Zixiibacteriota bacterium, the window TAAGCCCCTTGTCCTCAGGCGGAAAGCCAAGACGTCGTTGTTCGGAGTGTCCGCACGACCGATGAGGCTACACACGCATACCATCATTGCTGTCTCTGCCCTGATCGTGGCGCCGGTCTCTGCGTGGAGCGCCAAACGAACGCCCCCATCTCCGACAGTCCCCCCCAAGATCAAGGTCGTCTATCCTCTCCCCGGCCAGCAGATCGGACCGGTCGATTCGACCTTCATCCTCGGCTCGGTGACGCCGGGGGCAACACTCACAATTAACGGCGAATCGGTGGATGTATACCGGACCGGGGGATTTCTCGCCTGGCTCCCTGTGTCTCCCGGTGACTTCCGCTTTCGACTCAAGGCGAGGAATAAACGTGGGACCGACACGCTCACGGTGCCCGTTGTTATTGTCGACAACCGACCGATCCCCGTCGATTCCGGTCTGCGCATTCGCGACGGCTCGGTGCGTCCGATGTGGACCCGTACGGTGCGCCCCGGCGATGAGATCAGCGTCAGCTTCGATGGGACCGTGCGCGGCACCGCGCGCTTCCGGGTGATCTCGCCGCGGGACACGATCGGTCCGATCCCAATGACGGAACTGAGGGCGCAATCGCTTTCGGATTTCGCGACATTTCAGCGCGATGAACTGACGACTCCCGACTCGTTGCCGGTCGTGCCCCCCGCCGGCTCGGGACGGGGTCGATACCACGGGATCTGGCGGGTGCCGGTGGGACTGCCGAGCGATACGCTGCGCATGCGCGTGGAACTCGGAAGCAAGATGGGAACAACGAAACCGGTGACTGCTGAGGCACCGGGAGCACTGATCCCGGTCGAGTCAAGGCCCCCCCGGGTGGTCGAACTGATCGACAGTGTGCAGATTCTCCGCACCGGGCCGCGTCTGGGATATCTCACGATCTTCCAGCCTTATGGCGTCCGGGCACGTTGGTGGGGTGAGGCGGGACCATGGACGATCGTGCAGCCCGCGCCGGGATATGAGGCCTGGATCGAGACGGAAAAGACGCGGCTGATGCCGGAGGGGACGCCCCAACCCGGATCATTGATCACGCGCTTGAGTACGATCGCCGATTCCGCTTCGACGCTCCTCATCATCGGCACGACCGAGCGGTTGCCGTTCAAGGTTACGGTCGCCGAGGATTTGCGCAGTGTGCGCGTCGTTGTCTTTGGGGCCACCTCGAATACGGACTGGGTCGAGCCCGATCCACACGACGACATGATCGACGACGTCGTCTGGACACAGACGGTGCCGCAGGTCTACGAAGTTGAGGCGCGCCTACGGGAGCCGCTGTGGGGATATGACGCACGCTACGAAGGCGAGCGACTCGTCGTCGAATTCCGTCGCGCGCCGGCGGTCAAGTCGGGCCTCCATGGCCTGACCGTGGCGGTCGATGCGGGGCACTCAGCCGATCCCGGCGCTATTGGACCGACCGGTCTCTTGGAGAAAGACGTGAACTTGAAGTTGGCACATGTCGTCAAGACAGCGCTGGAGAAACTCGGCGCCCGCGTTGTCATGACCCGCAATGGCGATGAAGACGTTCCACTATACGACCGTCCCGCCATCGCCCGGCGCGGTGGCGCCGACATCTTCGTCTCCGTCCACAACAACGCCGTCCCCGATGGCGTCAATCCGCTCGCGCGCAATGGCACTACCACCTACTACTATCATCCGTTCTCGCGCGACCTGGCGCGCGCGGTGCACAAGCAGGTCCGTCAGGCCACGAGGCTGGACGATCTCGGCACCTCGCAGGGGAACTTCGCCGTGATCCGCCCCACGCGGTACCCGTCAGTGCTGGTTGAATGCGCGTTCATCATCATCCCCCAGCAGGAAGAAATGCTCCAGACCAGGTCGTTCATCGCTCGCACCGGCAAAGCCATCGCCGCCGGGGTGGCGGATCTTGTGCATGAGCGGCTGGGGCCGTAGCGAAAGACGGGCACGGCACGCCGTGCCCCCACCAATACCTGTCACCCCGAGCGAAGCGAGGGGTCTGCTGTTGGTCCGGCATAAAGAGAAACAGCAGATGCCTCGCTGCGTTCGGCATGACAGAATGGGGATGGTCTCCGGCACGTCGTGCATGGGCGGGGAAACCCCGCCCCTTGTATCGTTGTCACTCACCGCTTCACTGCGCCGGCGGTGAGACCGGAGATGATCTGCCGCTGGAAGAAGAGGAAGACGACGATCACCGGGAGCGTGGCCAAGGTCGCGGCGGCGAACAGGTGCGGCCGGTCGACCCCCTGATACCCACGGAACATCGCCAGCGCCACCGGCAGGGTGCGGGCACGATCTCCGGTGAGGATGAAGGGAAAGAGGAAGGCATTCCAGGTCAGCCAGAAGACCTGCACCGCCAGGACGGCCAAGGTCGGGCGGCAGATCGGCATGACGATGCGATAGACAATTCGCCAAGGCCCCGCGCCATCGAGACGCGCGGCCTCTTCGACCTCGATCGGAACGGTCGATACCGCGCCCTTGACCAGCAGGACTCCCAGCGGGTGAACGAGCAGTGGGATAGTGATCGCCCATAGTGTATCATACCAGCCGAGTCCGTGAATGAGCGCGAACAGCGGCACGATCAGAACATACTGCGGAACCATCAGCACGAGGGCGGCGGCGCCATAGAGAAGGCCGCGCCCACGGAAACGTCGTCGCGCCAGCGCGTATCCCACCGGAAAACAGAGGAGTACATTCCCCAGCGTGACAACGGCCGCGACGACCGCCGAGTTGAACAGGTAGCGCCCGAACGGCATCACGCCGAACAGATCAGCGTAGTTCGACCAGGACGGTTTCTCCGTCAACGGGTTGAACCATCCGGCATCCCAACGCGGGGAGATCGATCCGACGATCATCCAGATGAAGGGAAAGAGCACCCCCAGCAGGACAACCAACAGGGCCAGCGAGGTGATGCGGTCGGCCCGGGATCGGCGCCGTCGACGCAAGACGCTCCGCAGGGGGCTGAAAGCCCCCTGTCCGCGATTGCTCCTCGCGGCAGGTCGCCGAAATACGTCCGCCAATGTCATTCTGAGCCCCGCTGTTCGGTAGCGGGGCGAAGAATCTGCTTTCCCCACATAGTGAGAAACAGCAGATCCTTCGCTTCGCTCAGGATGACATGATCGTAGCGCACTGTCGTATACCTAATCCTCAGTAACCTGCGGGATTGCATGTTCATTCCTCGGCGCCCCGGCCAAAGGCAAAGAAGCGGAACTGGATGACGGTGACGATCGCGATCAGCGCAAAGAGCACAAATGCGGCTGCGGACGCGTACCCGAGGTCAAAACGCTCGAACCCCGCACTATAAACATGGTAGACCGCGGTGGTTGTCGCACCGAGCGGGCCGCCCCGGGTCATCACGAACATCTCGGTGAAGACTTGGAAGCTCTTGATCAGATTGATGACGAGCGCATAGAGCAAGGTCGGGCGCAGATAGGGCCAGGTGATGGCCCAGAACCGTTGCCACCCGGAGGCGCCGTGCATGAGGGCGTCATCGACGAGCTCGGCCGGGATGGTCTGCAATCCGGCGAGAAACAGAAGCGTGTAGTACCCTACCGAAACCCAGATATCCATGACCATCACCGCCGCCAGCGCCGTCTTCTCCGACAAGAGAAATCCGCGTTCCGGCACGGGAATTCCGGCCAGTTCGGCGAGTCGATAGAGATAGCCGCCCTGCGCATACAGATGGAGGAACACCAGCGCCGTGACGACCGTGGCGGTCAGCGTGGGTGCAAAGAACCCCGCACGGAATATCGCCCGTCCCCACAACCGTCGGTTGAGCGCCAGGGCCAACAGGATGGCCAATGCTGTCGTGACGGGGACAGTGCCGGCAGTGAAGATGACCGTGTGCCCGACCGCCCGCCAGAATTCCGAATTGACCAGCACGGCGGCGAAGTTCGCCACTCCGACCCAGTGCCATTGGCCGGAAAAGACATCAAACTGCGCGAAGGCCAGAGCGAGCGCATAGAGGAAGGGATAGACCCAAAAAAGTCCGAGGATCAGCACCCACGGGGAAACGAGGACCCACGCGGTGCGATCCGCATGTGCCGGAGGGTTCGGGTCGGTCAAGGTCTGCCCCGCGTCCCGATACGATCAGCGTTTCTCGTCTTCTTTCTTGCTGAGGATGGCGTTGATCTTCTCGCAGGTGGCGGCGAGAGCATCATCGACGCTGAGTTTGCCGTACAGTGCCTGTTCCACGCCCCATTCCAGCGCGGCCTCGATTTCGACCCAATGGGGATTGGCCGGCGAGGTCCTGGCCTGCCCCATTTGACGGATGAATACACTGCGGATGGAGTCGTCGGCGAAGTAGGCATTCCGGGCGACATTGATGTGCACCGGGGTGGCGCACCCGGTCGCAAGGCACAGATTGAAGATGTTCTTTTCTGACAGCAGGTGTCGGGCCAGACTGACTGCGGCGACCGGCTGCTTGGCCCGGCGCGGGATGGCGAGGTATTCGCCGCCGGCAAACGAAGTTCGTGTCCCCTGATCGGGTGCGGGGAACGGCATCATGAACGCTGAGTAGGCGACATTGGAGCCGGAGCGCTTCAGCTTCTCATACAGCCAGTCGCCGGAGAGATCGAACAGAAGCTTGCCGTTGATGAACGCCTCATCGAGGGCCGCTTGCTTCTCGACCAATTGCCCCCTACTGAGGTCGACCAGGAACTGGAGCGACCGACGTCCCGCTTCCGTCTCCAGAGCGCAGACCGATTGGTCCTCAGTCAGGATGTCGCCGCCGGCCGACCAGAGAAATGGGACGAACTTCTTGTACAGCACATGCGGTTCGGCGGCATTGATGCCGATGCCCCAGAGTCTCGGCTTCTCCGTCGTCGCGTCGCGCGTCTGCTGGAGCAACTCATCCCATGTCATCGGGGGACGCGGATTGCCACCCTGGGTCAGCTTGGCAATGTCTTGGTTGAAGTAGAGTACGCGCGTCGACAAGTACCACGGCAGCGCCCAGCAGCTATTGTCGTAGATCGCCGGAGGCCAACCGGCCAGCGAGTCGTGCCACTGCTCGCACTCGGCGGACATGTCCATCAGCGCGCCACGGGCGGCGAACTCGGCGATCCAGTCGGAACCGAGTTCCAAGAGGTCAGGGACACGATCCCCGGCAAAAGCGGCGACGATCTTCTGGTGGCCATCGCTCCAGGTCAAGTCGGTGATCTCGACTTTGTAGAGGGGATTGACCGATTCCCACTCTTCAATCGCTTTGGTGATCACCGCCTTGACGCGCGGTTCGGTCCAAAACTGCCAGAAGTGCACAACCAACCGTCCCTCGGATGTCACTTCCTGCCCGCCGCGACCACACGACAGGGTCAGACACAGGGGAATCAGGGCCAAGGCAACGGGGACGAAGAGCCGGAGCTTCGGCAGAATGCCGCCACGGGAAGTTGTCCGTTCCATGTCGCCAAACAGCCACGGTCACAAAGTGAAGTCAAGAATGAACGACTCTCGGGTTCGGAGTGCGGTCATGGCGTGCACGGTTTGTGGTCCCATGGGAGCCGGTTTTTGTCCTTGAGTCTGGCACCGGGTTGGTTATATTGGTCTTCCGTCTTGGCCTTTCGAGGCCGGAGGAGAACAGATGTCCAAGGTCTGTGCCATCACAGGGAAGAAGCCGGGATCGGGCCACACCGTGTCCCATGCCAATAAGAAGAGCAAACGCCGGTTCAATCCGAACCTGATCTCGAAGCGGGTGTGGGTCCCGGAAGAGAAGCGCTGGGTGCGCATGCGCATCTCCACCAAGGCGCTCAAGACGCTCGACAAGAAGGGTTGGGTGCGGTAAGCCCCCTCCCTGTTCGGCCTGTTGCGACCCCGCCCCTGGCGGGGTTTTTGTTCTTGGTGCCCCACCCGCAGAGTGGGATTCCAAGCGCGGGTCAGCATTGTCGACTCCCATCAGCCGCATGGTGGGTTCTTGGCACCCACCATCAGGGGGCTGAAAGCCCCCTGTCCGCGAGGATGACGGTGCGTGTAAACACGCACCCTACGAAACTGTAGGGGCCGTTCGTGAACGGCCCGTACGGGGTGCCACGCACAAACGTGTTTGTGCGTGTTGTCCCTTAATGGATGGCGTGCACGCACAAGCCCCCCGGCCTTTGGCCAGAGGGCTTGTGCATGGCACCCCTTATTCCGGACCTCGGGGAACTACAACTTGGAAACCCAATCGCGGATCTTCGTCAGCGCTTCGCGGATGTTCTCCTGGGAGTTGGCGTAGGAGAGGCGCAGATATCCCTCACCGCCGGGGCCGAAGGCGGTCCCGGCCAGTACGGCGACGCCCGCCTCTTCCAGCAACCGTGTGGCCACCTCGCGGGCGGGCATCCCCAAAGCCGTGATGTTCGGGAAGACATAGAACGCGCCGGCGGGGCACAGGCAACTGATTCCCTTGATCTCATTCAAACCGGCGACCACCAAGTCACGGCGACGGCGGAACTCTGCGCGCATATGCTCCACGGCCTCCTGTGGTCCGAACAGCGCCGGAGCGATGACCTTCTGCGAGAAGGACGCCGTACAGGAATTGCAGTTGGTCTGCAGCCGCGCCACGGCCGTCGCCAACTCGGGGCGCATGACACCCCACCCCAGCCGCCA includes:
- a CDS encoding N-acetylmuramoyl-L-alanine amidase gives rise to the protein KPLVLRRKAKTSLFGVSARPMRLHTHTIIAVSALIVAPVSAWSAKRTPPSPTVPPKIKVVYPLPGQQIGPVDSTFILGSVTPGATLTINGESVDVYRTGGFLAWLPVSPGDFRFRLKARNKRGTDTLTVPVVIVDNRPIPVDSGLRIRDGSVRPMWTRTVRPGDEISVSFDGTVRGTARFRVISPRDTIGPIPMTELRAQSLSDFATFQRDELTTPDSLPVVPPAGSGRGRYHGIWRVPVGLPSDTLRMRVELGSKMGTTKPVTAEAPGALIPVESRPPRVVELIDSVQILRTGPRLGYLTIFQPYGVRARWWGEAGPWTIVQPAPGYEAWIETEKTRLMPEGTPQPGSLITRLSTIADSASTLLIIGTTERLPFKVTVAEDLRSVRVVVFGATSNTDWVEPDPHDDMIDDVVWTQTVPQVYEVEARLREPLWGYDARYEGERLVVEFRRAPAVKSGLHGLTVAVDAGHSADPGAIGPTGLLEKDVNLKLAHVVKTALEKLGARVVMTRNGDEDVPLYDRPAIARRGGADIFVSVHNNAVPDGVNPLARNGTTTYYYHPFSRDLARAVHKQVRQATRLDDLGTSQGNFAVIRPTRYPSVLVECAFIIIPQQEEMLQTRSFIARTGKAIAAGVADLVHERLGP
- a CDS encoding carbohydrate ABC transporter permease → MRRRRRSRADRITSLALLVVLLGVLFPFIWMIVGSISPRWDAGWFNPLTEKPSWSNYADLFGVMPFGRYLFNSAVVAAVVTLGNVLLCFPVGYALARRRFRGRGLLYGAAALVLMVPQYVLIVPLFALIHGLGWYDTLWAITIPLLVHPLGVLLVKGAVSTVPIEVEEAARLDGAGPWRIVYRIVMPICRPTLAVLAVQVFWLTWNAFLFPFILTGDRARTLPVALAMFRGYQGVDRPHLFAAATLATLPVIVVFLFFQRQIISGLTAGAVKR
- a CDS encoding sugar ABC transporter permease gives rise to the protein MTDPNPPAHADRTAWVLVSPWVLILGLFWVYPFLYALALAFAQFDVFSGQWHWVGVANFAAVLVNSEFWRAVGHTVIFTAGTVPVTTALAILLALALNRRLWGRAIFRAGFFAPTLTATVVTALVFLHLYAQGGYLYRLAELAGIPVPERGFLLSEKTALAAVMVMDIWVSVGYYTLLFLAGLQTIPAELVDDALMHGASGWQRFWAITWPYLRPTLLYALVINLIKSFQVFTEMFVMTRGGPLGATTTAVYHVYSAGFERFDLGYASAAAFVLFALIAIVTVIQFRFFAFGRGAEE
- a CDS encoding extracellular solute-binding protein yields the protein MERTTSRGGILPKLRLFVPVALALIPLCLTLSCGRGGQEVTSEGRLVVHFWQFWTEPRVKAVITKAIEEWESVNPLYKVEITDLTWSDGHQKIVAAFAGDRVPDLLELGSDWIAEFAARGALMDMSAECEQWHDSLAGWPPAIYDNSCWALPWYLSTRVLYFNQDIAKLTQGGNPRPPMTWDELLQQTRDATTEKPRLWGIGINAAEPHVLYKKFVPFLWSAGGDILTEDQSVCALETEAGRRSLQFLVDLSRGQLVEKQAALDEAFINGKLLFDLSGDWLYEKLKRSGSNVAYSAFMMPFPAPDQGTRTSFAGGEYLAIPRRAKQPVAAVSLARHLLSEKNIFNLCLATGCATPVHINVARNAYFADDSIRSVFIRQMGQARTSPANPHWVEIEAALEWGVEQALYGKLSVDDALAATCEKINAILSKKEDEKR
- the rpmB gene encoding 50S ribosomal protein L28 — encoded protein: MSKVCAITGKKPGSGHTVSHANKKSKRRFNPNLISKRVWVPEEKRWVRMRISTKALKTLDKKGWVR